In Leopardus geoffroyi isolate Oge1 chromosome D1, O.geoffroyi_Oge1_pat1.0, whole genome shotgun sequence, a single window of DNA contains:
- the GLYATL2 gene encoding LOW QUALITY PROTEIN: glycine N-acyltransferase-like protein 2 (The sequence of the model RefSeq protein was modified relative to this genomic sequence to represent the inferred CDS: inserted 1 base in 1 codon; substituted 1 base at 1 genomic stop codon) encodes MFVLHESQKLHILYESLEKSIPESLKVYGAVFNIKNKNPFNMEVLVDAWPDYQIVITRPQREEMKDDLDHYTNTYQIFTKAPDKLEEVLARPQVINWDQVFQIQGCQESLQEAIRKISASKSVRVDXVKTILIMTEMPVEPNDDQVDVMESFKTPKVDDDTKKGSFQNISLDPSHAGLVNEQWTFGKNDRSLKYIEHCLQNFPGFGVLGPEGRLISWIVMEQSCEMRMGYTVPEYRKHGYMKKTSVHLMNYVIQKKVPCYFHVSEHKEEYNQXLRDLKFKAASCGWHQWKCSPEKYC; translated from the exons ATGTTTGTGCTTCATGAATCCCAGAAGCTGCATATTCTGTATGAATCCCTGGAAAAGAGCATCCCTGAGTCCTTGAAG GTATATGGTGCcgttttcaacattaaaaataaaaatccattcaaCATGGAGGTGCTGGTGGATGCCTGGCCAGATTATCAGATAGTCATTACTCGGCCTCAGCGAGAG GAGATGAAGGATGACCTGGATCATTATACCAACACTTACCAAATCTTCACCAAAGCTCCTGACAAGTTAGAGGAAGTCCTGGCACGGCCCCAGGTTATCAATTGGGACCAAGTCTTCCAGATCCAAG GTTGCCAAGAGAGCTTGCAAGAGGCAATAAGAAAGATTTCGGCTTCAAAATCAGTGCGGGTGGATTAAGTGAAGACGATACTCATTATGACAGAAATGCCGGTGGAACCCAATGATGACCAGGTGGATGTGATGGAGTCATTTAAAACGCCCAAAGTGGATGACGATACCAA gAAAGGAAGCTTTCAGAACATTTCCTTGGATCCCTCCCATGCAGGGCTTGTGAATGAACAGTGGACATTTGGGAAAAATGATAGGAGCTTGAAATATATTGAACACTGCCTCCAGAATTTTCCAGGATTCGGTGTGCTGGGTCCAGAGGGGCGCCTTATCTCTTGGATTGTGATGGAACAGTCCTGTGAGATGAGAATGGGCTACACTGTCCCCGAATACCGAAAGCACGGCTATATGAAGAAAACCAGTGTTCACCTTATGAATTATGTTATTCAGAAAAAAGTGCCATGTTATTTTCATGTGTCAGAACATAAAGAAGAATACAATC GACTGAGGGATCTGAAGTTTAAGGCTGCTTCTTGTGGTTGGCATCAGTGGAAATGCAGTCCTGAGAAATATTGTTGA